A genome region from Mycobacterium florentinum includes the following:
- a CDS encoding glycosyltransferase 87 family protein, protein MSISQAPRVGSRPGRALVWGLLWLVAAAALGYTAWGLFAHTPYRIDIDIYQMGGQTWLDGRPLYTGDVLFHTPIGLNLPFTYPPLAAIVFCPFAWLHMPAASVAITVLTLVLLIVSTVIVLTRLDVWSTSALVPGPAWLRRWWLAVVVVAQASIWLEPIASNFAFGQINVVLMTLVIADCVPRRTPWPRGLLLGLGIALKLTPAVFLLYFLVRRDFRSALTALTSFASATLVGFILAWSDSWEYWTHTVHHTDRIGSAALNTDQNIAGALARIGLSEHLRFLLWVGLCLAVLALTIWAMRRVLQAGETTLAVICVALFGLMVSPVSWSHHWVWVLPTLLVTAILGWRRRNIALGVLTVVGVAVLEIDWTPLELMPKHHEETANWWHQLLGMSYVWWALAVIVTAGLTVTARAATRDAQGRSDSDTGRALLRDVNVAT, encoded by the coding sequence ATGAGTATTTCGCAGGCGCCCCGCGTGGGCAGCCGACCGGGGCGGGCGTTGGTGTGGGGTTTGTTGTGGCTGGTGGCCGCGGCGGCACTGGGTTACACGGCCTGGGGCCTGTTCGCGCACACGCCGTACCGCATCGATATCGACATCTATCAAATGGGCGGCCAGACCTGGCTGGACGGACGGCCGCTCTACACCGGTGACGTGTTGTTCCACACACCCATCGGGCTGAATCTGCCGTTCACCTATCCCCCGCTGGCCGCGATCGTGTTCTGTCCGTTCGCCTGGCTGCACATGCCGGCGGCCAGCGTCGCGATCACGGTGCTGACCCTGGTGCTGCTCATCGTCTCGACGGTGATCGTGCTGACCCGCCTCGACGTGTGGAGCACCTCGGCGCTGGTGCCCGGGCCGGCCTGGCTGCGCCGGTGGTGGCTCGCGGTGGTCGTCGTGGCGCAGGCCTCGATCTGGCTGGAGCCCATCGCCTCGAACTTCGCCTTCGGCCAGATCAACGTGGTGCTGATGACGTTGGTGATCGCCGACTGCGTGCCGCGCCGCACGCCGTGGCCGCGTGGGCTGCTGCTGGGGTTGGGCATCGCGCTCAAACTCACCCCCGCGGTGTTCCTGCTCTATTTCCTGGTGCGCCGCGACTTCCGCAGCGCGTTGACGGCCCTGACGTCTTTCGCCTCGGCGACGCTGGTCGGGTTCATCCTGGCCTGGAGCGACTCCTGGGAGTACTGGACGCACACCGTGCACCACACCGACCGGATCGGCTCCGCGGCGCTGAACACCGACCAGAACATCGCGGGCGCGCTGGCCCGGATCGGGCTCTCCGAGCACCTGCGTTTCCTGCTCTGGGTGGGGCTGTGCCTGGCCGTGCTCGCGTTGACCATCTGGGCGATGCGGCGGGTGCTGCAGGCCGGTGAGACGACACTCGCGGTCATCTGCGTCGCCCTGTTCGGGTTGATGGTGTCGCCGGTGTCGTGGTCACACCATTGGGTGTGGGTGCTCCCGACGCTGCTGGTGACGGCGATCCTGGGCTGGCGGCGCCGCAACATCGCGCTGGGCGTGCTCACCGTCGTCGGCGTGGCGGTGCTGGAGATCGACTGGACACCGCTGGAGCTGATGCCCAAGCACCACGAGGAGACGGCCAACTGGTGGCATCAGCTGCTCGGGATGTCCTACGTGTGGTGGGCGCTGGCCGTGATCGTCACGGCCGGACTCACGGTCACCGCCCGGGCTGCTACTCGGGATGCGCAGGGGCGCAGTGATTCCGACACCGGCCGTGCGCTCTTGCGCGACGTGAACGTCGCGACCTAG
- a CDS encoding ArsA family ATPase translates to MSESGSSTPARISLFVGKGGVGKSTLASATAVCDAIEGQRVLVVSTDQAHSLGDVLGIPVPPSGRGDPVRVLPGEAAETGSGSLDAMALDTLALLEARWHEVVTALDRRFPDSELSSIAPEELSALPGIQEVLGLHAVGELAASGRWDRVVVDCASTADALRMLTLPATFGLYVERAWPRHRRLSITADDARSAAVVELIERISSSVERLSALLTDGELVSAHLVLTPERVVAAEAVRTLGSLSLMGVRVEELIINQVLVEDESYEYRNLPEHPAFYWYGERISEQRAVLEELDATIGDVALVMTPHLAGEPIGPKALGGLLDSARLRRGGAPPGPLRPIVDLESGSGLGSIYRMRLTLPQLDPGSLSLGRVDDDLIISAGGLRRRVRLASVLRRCTVLDAHLRGGELIVRFRPDPEVWPR, encoded by the coding sequence CTGAGTGAGTCCGGTTCATCCACCCCGGCCCGAATCAGTCTCTTCGTAGGTAAGGGCGGGGTAGGAAAATCCACCCTCGCTTCTGCCACCGCGGTCTGTGACGCGATCGAGGGGCAGCGCGTGCTGGTGGTCTCAACCGACCAAGCGCACTCGCTGGGCGATGTGCTCGGCATCCCCGTCCCGCCGAGCGGTCGGGGCGATCCGGTTCGGGTGCTCCCCGGCGAGGCCGCCGAGACGGGCAGTGGCTCGCTGGACGCGATGGCACTGGACACCCTGGCCCTGCTCGAGGCCCGCTGGCACGAGGTGGTCACCGCGCTGGATCGGCGGTTTCCCGATTCCGAGCTGAGCAGCATTGCGCCCGAAGAACTCTCGGCATTGCCGGGCATTCAGGAAGTGCTCGGGCTGCACGCGGTCGGCGAGCTCGCGGCGTCCGGACGATGGGATCGCGTCGTCGTCGACTGCGCCTCGACCGCGGACGCGCTGCGCATGCTCACCCTGCCCGCCACATTCGGGCTCTACGTCGAGCGCGCGTGGCCGCGCCATCGCCGGCTGTCCATCACCGCCGACGACGCCCGCTCGGCCGCGGTGGTGGAGCTGATCGAACGCATCAGCTCCAGCGTCGAGCGGCTCAGCGCCCTGCTCACCGACGGGGAGCTGGTCAGCGCGCACCTGGTGCTCACGCCCGAGCGGGTGGTGGCCGCCGAGGCGGTCCGGACGCTGGGCTCGCTGTCGCTGATGGGGGTCCGCGTCGAGGAGCTGATCATCAATCAGGTTCTGGTGGAAGACGAGTCCTACGAGTACCGCAACCTGCCCGAGCATCCGGCGTTCTACTGGTACGGCGAGCGCATCTCGGAGCAGCGCGCGGTGCTCGAGGAGCTCGATGCCACGATCGGCGACGTCGCGCTCGTGATGACCCCGCACTTGGCGGGTGAGCCGATCGGCCCCAAGGCGCTGGGCGGATTGCTTGACAGCGCGCGTCTTCGGCGTGGAGGCGCCCCACCTGGACCGTTGCGTCCTATTGTGGATCTCGAATCGGGGTCGGGACTTGGGTCGATATACCGTATGCGGCTAACGTTGCCCCAGCTCGATCCCGGATCGCTGTCGCTGGGCCGGGTGGACGACGACCTGATCATCAGCGCCGGCGGGTTGCGGCGCAGGGTTCGGTTGGCGTCCGTGCTGCGGCGGTGCACGGTGCTCGACGCGCATCTGCGGGGCGGTGAGCTGATAGTTCGTTTTCGACCAGATCCGGAGGTGTGGCCTAGGTGA
- the pimB gene encoding GDP-mannose-dependent alpha-(1-6)-phosphatidylinositol monomannoside mannosyltransferase, with protein sequence MSRVLLVTNDFPPRRGGIQSYLGEFVRRLVNTGSHAVLVYAPQWKGADAFDADAAGYRVVRHPGTLMLPGPAVDARMRRLIRDHGIDTVWFGAAAPLALLAARARQAGASRVLASTHGHEVGWSMLPVARSVLRRIGNDTDVVTFVSRYTRSRFATAFGPAASLEYLPSGVDTDRFRPDPAGRAELRNRYGLGERPTVVCLSRLVPRKGQDMLIKALPSIRQRVDGAALVIVGSGPYLDALRKLASDCGVADHVTFTGAVPSAELPAHYALAEVFAMPCRTRGAGMDVEGLGIVFLEASATGVPVVAGDSGGAPEAVQHNKTGLVVDGNSVQKVGDAVAELLADPDRAAAMGAAGREWVTSQWRWDILAARLADLLRGQPSPATLA encoded by the coding sequence GTGAGCCGGGTCCTGCTGGTAACCAACGACTTTCCGCCGCGGCGCGGCGGCATTCAGTCCTACCTTGGCGAATTCGTCCGACGGCTGGTGAATACCGGGTCGCACGCGGTGCTGGTGTACGCGCCGCAATGGAAGGGCGCCGACGCCTTCGACGCGGACGCGGCCGGCTACCGCGTGGTGCGTCATCCGGGCACGCTGATGCTGCCCGGGCCGGCGGTCGATGCCCGGATGCGCCGGTTGATCCGCGACCACGGCATCGACACCGTGTGGTTCGGTGCGGCCGCGCCGCTGGCGCTGCTGGCGGCGCGGGCGCGCCAGGCCGGGGCGAGCCGGGTGCTGGCCAGCACGCACGGCCACGAGGTGGGCTGGTCGATGCTTCCGGTGGCGCGGTCGGTGCTGCGGCGCATCGGCAACGACACCGACGTCGTGACGTTCGTCAGTCGCTACACGCGGTCCCGGTTCGCGACGGCGTTCGGGCCCGCGGCGTCGCTGGAGTACCTACCGTCCGGCGTCGACACCGACCGGTTCCGGCCCGACCCGGCCGGCCGCGCGGAGCTGCGCAACCGCTACGGGCTGGGGGAGCGGCCCACCGTCGTCTGCCTGTCCCGGCTGGTGCCACGCAAGGGCCAAGACATGCTGATCAAGGCGCTGCCGTCGATCCGGCAACGCGTCGACGGCGCGGCCCTGGTGATCGTCGGCAGCGGCCCGTACCTGGACGCGCTGCGCAAGCTGGCCTCCGACTGCGGTGTGGCCGACCACGTGACGTTCACCGGCGCGGTGCCGTCGGCCGAGCTGCCCGCCCACTACGCACTGGCCGAAGTGTTCGCGATGCCGTGCCGCACCCGCGGCGCGGGCATGGACGTCGAGGGCTTGGGCATCGTCTTCCTGGAGGCGTCGGCGACCGGCGTACCGGTGGTTGCCGGCGACTCGGGTGGGGCTCCGGAAGCTGTGCAGCACAACAAGACTGGTCTTGTCGTCGACGGGAACTCGGTGCAAAAGGTCGGCGACGCCGTCGCCGAGTTGCTGGCCGACCCGGATCGGGCTGCCGCGATGGGCGCGGCCGGGCGCGAATGGGTGACGTCGCAGTGGCGCTGGGACATTCTGGCCGCCCGGCTGGCCGACCTGCTGCGCGGTCAGCCCTCGCCGGCCACCCTGGCCTGA
- a CDS encoding lysophospholipid acyltransferase family protein has product MAYWLFKYILLGPLLQLLGRPKVEGLHHVPSTGPAILASNHLAVMDSFYLPLVVRRRITFLAKSEYFTGTGIKGWWSRWFFTAVGQVPIDRTNADAAQAALQTAQRLLGEGKLMGMYPEGTRSPDGRLYKGKTGLARLALETGVPVIPVAMIGTNVVNPPGTSMLRFGKVTVRFGKPMDFSRFEGMAGNRFIERAVADEVIYELMGLSGQEYVDVYAATVKNRDDGSNVQGPDDEATRIPETAAG; this is encoded by the coding sequence ATGGCTTACTGGCTGTTCAAGTACATCCTCCTGGGTCCGTTGCTGCAATTGCTGGGCCGGCCGAAAGTCGAAGGCCTGCACCATGTTCCGAGTACTGGCCCGGCGATCCTGGCCAGTAATCACCTGGCGGTGATGGACAGCTTCTATCTGCCGCTGGTGGTGCGCCGGCGCATCACCTTCCTGGCGAAGTCCGAATATTTCACCGGCACCGGAATCAAGGGCTGGTGGAGTCGGTGGTTCTTCACCGCCGTCGGCCAGGTGCCGATCGACCGCACCAACGCCGATGCCGCCCAGGCCGCACTGCAGACCGCGCAGCGGTTGTTGGGCGAGGGCAAGTTGATGGGCATGTACCCCGAGGGCACCCGGTCGCCCGACGGCAGGCTCTACAAGGGCAAGACCGGTCTGGCCCGCCTCGCCCTGGAGACCGGCGTTCCGGTGATTCCGGTCGCGATGATCGGCACCAACGTCGTCAACCCGCCCGGCACCTCGATGCTGCGCTTCGGCAAGGTGACGGTCCGGTTCGGCAAGCCGATGGACTTCTCCCGATTCGAGGGCATGGCCGGTAACCGCTTCATCGAGCGGGCCGTCGCCGACGAGGTCATCTACGAGCTGATGGGTCTGTCCGGTCAGGAGTACGTCGACGTCTACGCCGCGACGGTCAAGAACCGCGACGACGGCTCGAATGTTCAGGGGCCCGACGACGAGGCCACGCGTATCCCCGAGACGGCTGCCGGCTAG
- a CDS encoding polyketide cyclase / dehydrase and lipid transport — protein sequence MHSIQIADQTYVAADGALVGAAVGDQLSWQRWWPDLRLQVVEDRAEKGIRWAVTGALTGTMEVWLEPSLDGVVLHYFLHAEPTGVAAWQLAKLNLAKMTHRRRVAGKKMAFEVKTTLERSRPVGVSPVV from the coding sequence ATGCACAGCATCCAGATCGCGGACCAGACGTATGTCGCCGCCGACGGCGCACTGGTCGGCGCCGCGGTAGGCGATCAGCTGAGCTGGCAACGGTGGTGGCCAGATCTGCGGCTGCAGGTCGTCGAGGACCGCGCCGAAAAGGGAATCCGCTGGGCGGTCACCGGCGCGCTGACCGGCACCATGGAGGTCTGGCTGGAGCCGTCGCTGGACGGCGTGGTGCTGCACTATTTCCTGCACGCCGAACCGACCGGCGTGGCGGCCTGGCAACTGGCCAAACTGAACCTGGCGAAAATGACACATCGCCGCCGGGTGGCGGGCAAGAAAATGGCTTTCGAGGTCAAGACGACACTGGAACGGTCACGTCCGGTCGGGGTTTCTCCGGTAGTTTAA
- a CDS encoding AMP-dependent synthetase/ligase, translated as MREYSVPARFSIGEHDNIAAMVFEHERDDPSFVIYQRQIDGVWTDVTCAEAAQQIRSAALGLISLGVEAGDRVSIFSATRYEWAILDLAILSIGAVTVPIYETSSAEQVRWVLQNSEAVVAFAETDAHAATVTELTGDLPALRRVLHIDGAGPKALDQLAEAGASVDPSELQARLAALRPEDPATLIYTSGTTGRPKGCQLTHSNLLYETRGAKECLPTLLNEGQRLLIFLPLAHVLARSLTLSAFANKVTCGFTSDIKNLLPMLAVFKPTVVVSVPRVFEKVYNTAELNAANDGKGPIFARAVQTAVDWSEAHDNGGPGLLLRAKHALFDRLVYHKLRAALGGDCHASVSGGAPLGARLGHFYRGVGLTIHEGYGLTETSSAITVNQVGRVKIGTVGTLLPGNSMRIADDGELLVRGGVVFSGYWRNEQATAEAFADGWFKTGDLGSLDEDGFLKITGRKKEIIVTAGGKNVAPAVLEDQLRAHPLISQAMVVGDAKPFVGALITIDPEAFGGWKHRNSKAEGSSVGDLATDPDLVAEVDAAVKQANLSVSHAESIRKFRILPVDFTEDTGELTPTMKLKRNVVAEKFASDIEALYDKE; from the coding sequence GTGCGTGAGTACAGCGTTCCTGCCCGCTTCTCCATCGGCGAGCACGACAACATCGCGGCCATGGTCTTCGAGCACGAGCGCGACGACCCCAGCTTTGTCATCTATCAACGTCAGATCGACGGGGTGTGGACCGACGTCACGTGCGCCGAGGCCGCCCAGCAGATTCGTTCGGCGGCATTGGGCCTGATCTCGCTGGGCGTGGAAGCCGGCGATCGGGTGTCGATTTTCTCGGCCACCCGCTACGAGTGGGCGATCCTCGACCTGGCCATCCTGTCCATCGGCGCCGTCACTGTCCCCATCTACGAGACCTCGTCGGCCGAGCAGGTGCGCTGGGTGCTGCAAAACTCCGAAGCCGTCGTGGCGTTCGCCGAAACCGACGCACATGCCGCGACCGTCACCGAACTGACCGGCGACCTTCCGGCGCTGCGCCGGGTGCTGCATATCGACGGCGCGGGCCCCAAGGCGCTCGACCAGCTCGCCGAGGCCGGCGCGTCGGTCGATCCGTCGGAGTTGCAAGCCCGCCTCGCGGCGCTGCGCCCCGAAGATCCCGCGACGCTGATCTACACGTCGGGGACCACCGGCCGTCCCAAGGGCTGTCAGCTCACGCATTCCAACCTGCTGTACGAAACCCGAGGCGCCAAGGAGTGCCTGCCGACCCTGCTGAACGAGGGGCAGCGGCTGCTGATCTTCCTGCCGCTGGCGCATGTGTTGGCCCGGTCGCTGACGCTGTCCGCGTTCGCCAACAAGGTGACCTGCGGCTTCACCAGCGACATCAAGAACCTGCTGCCGATGCTGGCGGTGTTCAAACCGACGGTTGTGGTGTCGGTGCCGCGGGTGTTCGAGAAGGTTTACAACACCGCCGAGCTGAACGCCGCCAACGACGGCAAGGGGCCGATCTTCGCGCGGGCCGTGCAGACCGCGGTCGACTGGAGCGAGGCACACGACAACGGCGGGCCCGGGCTGCTGCTGCGGGCCAAGCACGCGTTGTTCGACCGGCTGGTCTACCACAAGCTGCGCGCGGCGCTCGGCGGCGACTGCCACGCGTCGGTGTCCGGCGGCGCACCGCTGGGCGCCCGGCTCGGCCACTTCTACCGGGGCGTGGGTCTGACCATCCACGAGGGCTACGGCCTGACCGAGACCAGCTCGGCCATCACCGTCAACCAGGTCGGCCGGGTCAAGATCGGGACCGTCGGAACGTTGTTGCCGGGCAACAGCATGCGCATCGCCGACGACGGCGAGCTGCTGGTGCGCGGCGGCGTGGTGTTCAGCGGCTACTGGCGCAACGAGCAGGCCACCGCCGAGGCGTTCGCCGACGGCTGGTTCAAGACCGGCGATCTCGGCTCGCTCGACGAGGACGGCTTCCTGAAGATCACCGGCCGTAAGAAGGAGATCATCGTCACCGCCGGCGGCAAGAACGTCGCGCCCGCCGTGCTGGAAGACCAGCTGCGGGCCCACCCGCTGATCAGCCAGGCGATGGTGGTCGGGGACGCGAAACCGTTTGTCGGCGCGCTGATCACGATCGACCCGGAGGCCTTCGGCGGCTGGAAGCACCGCAACAGCAAGGCCGAGGGCTCGTCAGTGGGCGATCTGGCCACCGATCCGGACCTGGTCGCCGAGGTCGACGCCGCGGTCAAGCAGGCCAACCTGTCGGTGTCGCATGCCGAGTCGATCCGCAAGTTCCGCATTCTTCCGGTCGACTTCACCGAGGACACCGGCGAGCTGACCCCGACGATGAAGCTCAAGCGCAACGTGGTCGCCGAGAAATTCGCCTCCGATATCGAAGCGCTCTACGACAAGGAATAA
- a CDS encoding SRPBCC family protein has translation MADKTTQTIHIDADPGTVLQVIADIDSYPDWISEYKEAEVQERGADGYPKTVRFVMDAGIIKDTMVMAYQWPADHKSLSWTLVSSSLLRSLEGSYRLAAKGSGTDVTYELSVDLALPMIGLLKRKAERRLTDTALKDLKKRVEAE, from the coding sequence GTGGCGGATAAGACGACCCAGACCATTCACATCGACGCAGATCCCGGCACCGTGCTGCAGGTGATCGCCGACATCGATTCGTACCCGGACTGGATCTCGGAGTACAAGGAAGCCGAAGTGCAGGAGCGCGGCGCCGACGGCTATCCGAAGACCGTGCGATTCGTGATGGACGCCGGCATCATCAAGGACACCATGGTCATGGCCTACCAATGGCCGGCGGACCACAAGTCGCTGAGCTGGACCCTGGTTTCCAGCTCGCTGCTGCGCTCGCTGGAAGGGTCATACCGGTTGGCGGCCAAGGGTTCTGGGACCGACGTCACCTACGAACTCTCGGTCGATCTGGCCCTGCCGATGATCGGGTTGCTCAAGCGCAAGGCCGAGCGCCGGCTGACCGATACCGCTCTGAAGGATCTGAAGAAACGAGTCGAGGCTGAGTGA